In Nocardia sp. NBC_00403, the DNA window TCGTGGCGGTGCGTATACCTATGACTGGATCGAGAACCTGCTGGGCCTCGATATGCATAGCGCGAACACCATTCTCCCCGAGTTCCAGAGCCTCTCCGTCGGTGACGCTTTCACACTCGGCGCCAAGGGGCCGCGTATGCGTGTGGCGATCCTCGACCCCGAACGGACGCTGGTGTTCGCCTCCGAAGACGGCCGCTGGGTGTGGGCGTTCGGGCTCTACCCTGCGACGAACGGCGTTCGGCTGGTCAGCCGCAACCGCATCGCGATCCCCGATGCCACCGTGTCCACTCGGCTGTTCAACTGGATGATCATGGAACCGGGCAGCTGGGTCATGGAACGGAAGATGCTGCTCGGCATCAAGGAGCGGGCCGAAGGCCGTCGCTGGAGAAGTTCTCTGCGATCTTCCGGTGATAGGACGGCAGGTTGCCCTCGATGAGCAGGTTCGTGATCATCGCGGCCCCGATGCTTGTGCCTACCTTTCGTTCTCGACGAGTCTGATGTCGGTGACGATGCTCGGTTCGATCTCGATCACCGTGTCCGTGACGGAGTCGACCCACGGTCGCAGCCGCTGCTCGAACTCGGCGATCCGCGCGGGATCGGTGACTGGCGGGCGAGTTCGGTGACCACCACCGACCACCCGAGTCGCCGGATCGGGTCGAAGTCGTCCGCCTCGCAAGCGACGACGATCCGATGCGAGCCGGACCGCCGAACCGAGCCGAGAGGTGAGCCGAGTGCGGACGATGATGATCCGGTCGTCGACGACCACATGGTTGACCGGACATATGGCCGCTCGGGACCGAATTCCCTTATCCCGAGGCCCCGAGGTACATCACACTCCGGCGATATCACGCCGGTCGAAAACCGGCAGTGCGGTCAGCAGGACCACCGCGCCTGCCGCGACCAGATATCCATATGCCGCCGGTAATCCGGCTCCCATCGGCCCGCCGTCGATCGCCTGATGAAACGGCGACGCCGGCCCCCACGGCTGCATGGCATCGACCAGCTTGCTCGCCACGTAAAGCACGTACGCGCCGACGGCGAGCACCGACGCGACTGCGAGCGCGACGATCCGGTTGCCGGTCGCCGCACCGATGGCCAGCGCGATCCAGCCGAACTCGACACCGAGCAGCACCATCGCGAGCGCACCCGCCGATGCTGCCCCGATTCCGACGCCGAGACCGAAGACCGCCGAGCACACCACGAGCGCACCGAAAAGCACGATCCCGAGTGCACCCGCCGTGGTGGCAAGTAGCGCGGCCTGCTCCAGTGCGAGACGAATCGGCGACAGCTTGGTCACCAGTAGCACTTCGAGTGTGCCGCGCTCCTCTTCGCCTGCGATCGCTCGGGCGCCGCGGCTTATCGCGAACACCAGAAACAGGATCGGCAGCAGCATGCTGAACAGCTCTGCATTCAGGAATCCGGTGCCAGTGACAAATGCGTCCATGTTGAACAGCTTGCGCAGCGGCTCCGGGTAGCTGTCCAAGAATTCGCGCAGTCCCGCCATATCCGAGATCGACGGCCACAACGCGCTTTCCAGCAGTACGAGCGCGACGATGCCGAGGCTCCAACCGATCAGTCCACGCCGCTGATCGCGCAGACTCTTCAGATAGACGTTGCGCAACACGGTCCGTCACTCCTGTCCGTAGTAGGTGAGGAAGACCTCTTCGAGATCCGGTTCGTGGCTGACGATGTCGACCACGTCGTAGGGTGCGACCGCCTTCACCAAATCTGCCGTCGAACCCTCCAGTTCGATATGCACCGCGACGGCGTTGCGTTCGGCCCGCCGGACGCCCGCGATCCCACGCAATACGTCCGAGTCCGGTGGCTCGCCTGCGAAGGTGAGGTCGATGCGATGGAACGCCTGCTTGGTCAGCTCGGCCACCGACCGCACGGTGATCAACTGTCCTTCGCGCAGCATCCCCACCGTGTCGGCAACGGCCTGCACCTCCGACAACACGTGCGAGGACAAGAACACCGTGCGCCCCGCGGCGCGCGCCTGGCGCACCATGCCCAGGAATTCGCGCTGCACCAGCGGATCGAGCCCGGTTGTCGGCTCATCGAGCACTAGCAGGTCCGGCTCGAACATGAATGCCTGCACGATGCCGACCTTCTGCCGGTTGCCGTGTGACATCGCACCGATGCGCTGTGAGGGATCCAGATCCAGCCGCTCGATCATGGCGTCACGAACAGCGGGATCGACGCCGCCGCGCAGCGCGGCCAGGTAACGCAGATACTGCTCGGCGGTCAGATCTGGATAGGCGACGAATTGTCCAGGCAGATAACCGATATGACGCTGCGCGACCTCACGCTCGCGCACCGTGTCAGCGCCGCGCACCCGGGCAGTTCCCCTGGTCGGCCGCATGAGACCGACCAGGATTCGGATGGTGGTCGTCTTGCCCGCGCCGTTGGGCCCGAGATAGCCGAAAACGACTCCGGCAGGGACTTTCAGCGTGACATCGACGAGCGCGGGCTGTCGCCCGTAGTACTTGGTGAGTCCGTCGAATTCGATCATCGGTGAGCCTCCCGCGGTCGGCGCATCAGTGCTGCGGCGCCGCGTCACGAGCACGAGCGAGCAGCTGTTCGGTCGCGCGCTGGATCCCCTCGGCGATCATGTCGATGTCGGGAGTGGTGTCGTAGTCGCCGGTAATGCCGAACACCAATTGGTCGCGGTAGCTGAGGATGGCGATGCCGGTGCGCAAACGCACCGCGATCGGGGCATAGGGGAGGATCTCCAACACTTCCCTGCCGTGCAGATACAACGGTTGTTTCGGACCCGGCACATTCGTGGCCAGGCCGGCGATGCTGTGCTGCGGTAGCCGCAAGACGAGCCGAACAGTCCAGGCGAGCGGCGCGAACGGCAGCCGAGAAGCCAAGGCAAACACCGAATTCGCCGCCGAGGCCGAGCCGCTGGCCTTGTGCTCGGCCATTCGCGTGTGCACAGCGCTCAGTTGTTGGACCGGATCTTCCAATTCGATCGGCAGCAATGGCAGCACAGCTGAAACCCTGTTATCGAGAATATCTTTCGCGTCCTTGGCGCGCACCGACACCGGTGCGAGAATGCGCAGCATATCGGCCGTCGGCTGCTCGCCGCGTTGCAGCAGTACCGCACGGAACGCGGCAGCGACCGCGGCGAGCGCGACATCGTTCACAGTCACCCCGAATGCGGCTCCGATCTCCTTGACCTCCGGCAGGGACGTGCGTGCCACCGCATACCGGCGCTGTCGTCCGATCGGTCCGATGAGCGAGGACCCCGCTGCCGGTAGCACCGCTTCCAGCACTATCGGGACCGCACCGCGCACTGTCTCCAACACCGCGCGTGGCACATCGATCGGTAACCGCAGTCCCTTGACCAGCAAGCCGCGCCAGTCGCGCGACCCGTTGTCCACAGACTGTGGAAGGGGCGCGACTTGCTGTCGCGGCGAATCACACAGCCGCTCGAACAAGGTGATCCCCGAAATACCGTCGACCATGCTGTGGTGAACTTTCACGATCAACGCCCAGCGATCGCCTGCGAGATGTTCGACGACGATGCACTGCCACAGCGGGTGATCGCGATCGAGACGTTCCTCCATCTCTGTCGCGATCAGCTCGTGCAGCGTGGCCTCGTCACCGGGATCGGGTAAGGCGGTCCACCGAAGATGATGTGCCAGATCGAAATGCGGATCATCGACCCAC includes these proteins:
- a CDS encoding SRPBCC family protein, producing MKTTTACAIGIATYAAGLAVGSQVIARRWRLTWGATSDEVTRTMPGDELLAEPDIVATRAIAIAAGPEQVWPWLVQLGPGRGGAYTYDWIENLLGLDMHSANTILPEFQSLSVGDAFTLGAKGPRMRVAILDPERTLVFASEDGRWVWAFGLYPATNGVRLVSRNRIAIPDATVSTRLFNWMIMEPGSWVMERKMLLGIKERAEGRRWRSSLRSSGDRTAGCPR
- a CDS encoding ABC transporter permease subunit; amino-acid sequence: MLRNVYLKSLRDQRRGLIGWSLGIVALVLLESALWPSISDMAGLREFLDSYPEPLRKLFNMDAFVTGTGFLNAELFSMLLPILFLVFAISRGARAIAGEEERGTLEVLLVTKLSPIRLALEQAALLATTAGALGIVLFGALVVCSAVFGLGVGIGAASAGALAMVLLGVEFGWIALAIGAATGNRIVALAVASVLAVGAYVLYVASKLVDAMQPWGPASPFHQAIDGGPMGAGLPAAYGYLVAAGAVVLLTALPVFDRRDIAGV
- a CDS encoding ABC transporter ATP-binding protein; this translates as MIEFDGLTKYYGRQPALVDVTLKVPAGVVFGYLGPNGAGKTTTIRILVGLMRPTRGTARVRGADTVREREVAQRHIGYLPGQFVAYPDLTAEQYLRYLAALRGGVDPAVRDAMIERLDLDPSQRIGAMSHGNRQKVGIVQAFMFEPDLLVLDEPTTGLDPLVQREFLGMVRQARAAGRTVFLSSHVLSEVQAVADTVGMLREGQLITVRSVAELTKQAFHRIDLTFAGEPPDSDVLRGIAGVRRAERNAVAVHIELEGSTADLVKAVAPYDVVDIVSHEPDLEEVFLTYYGQE
- a CDS encoding wax ester/triacylglycerol synthase family O-acyltransferase gives rise to the protein MTGLGPLDSGFIELEDTDRHVSAGIGAVAVLAGVPPSRAEFAAALTEHLNVDARLRQKVRRARWDLTAPVWVDDPHFDLAHHLRWTALPDPGDEATLHELIATEMEERLDRDHPLWQCIVVEHLAGDRWALIVKVHHSMVDGISGITLFERLCDSPRQQVAPLPQSVDNGSRDWRGLLVKGLRLPIDVPRAVLETVRGAVPIVLEAVLPAAGSSLIGPIGRQRRYAVARTSLPEVKEIGAAFGVTVNDVALAAVAAAFRAVLLQRGEQPTADMLRILAPVSVRAKDAKDILDNRVSAVLPLLPIELEDPVQQLSAVHTRMAEHKASGSASAANSVFALASRLPFAPLAWTVRLVLRLPQHSIAGLATNVPGPKQPLYLHGREVLEILPYAPIAVRLRTGIAILSYRDQLVFGITGDYDTTPDIDMIAEGIQRATEQLLARARDAAPQH